The following coding sequences lie in one Enterococcus sp. 9E7_DIV0242 genomic window:
- the alr gene encoding alanine racemase, with product MVSGSYRPTKLIIDTQAITENVSQEVARLPKDRELFAVVKANGYGHGAVQTAVSARRGGATGFCVALLDEGIELREAGIMEPILILGVVEPIYIELLLKYDLSVTVATLPWLTEAQEILEKAPAERRLKIHIKVDTGMGRLGFTSIEDTLQAIEAVRSNTAMEWEGLFTHFATADEIDQEYFLEQQRFFQKVLAELPERPRYVHSENSAAALWHPESPGNMIRFGVAMYGLNPSGTAISETYKLKPALQLKTTLIQVKELSAGAGIGYGKTYTVSAPKEWIGTLPIGYADGWLRHMQGFNVLVNGKKCEIVGRVCMDQCMIRLPEYVPDGTEVILVGESQGEAITLQMIAEHLSTIHYEVACTFSQRIDREYK from the coding sequence ATGGTTAGCGGTAGTTACCGGCCTACGAAATTAATAATTGATACACAGGCAATTACTGAAAATGTCTCCCAGGAAGTTGCGAGACTTCCAAAGGATCGAGAGCTCTTTGCAGTAGTAAAAGCAAATGGCTATGGACATGGTGCTGTTCAAACAGCCGTAAGTGCACGTAGAGGAGGCGCTACAGGTTTTTGTGTAGCCTTGTTGGATGAGGGCATTGAGTTAAGAGAAGCAGGAATCATGGAGCCTATTTTGATTCTGGGTGTTGTAGAACCGATTTACATAGAGTTATTACTGAAATATGATTTATCTGTGACTGTAGCAACATTGCCATGGCTTACAGAAGCACAGGAAATTTTAGAAAAAGCTCCTGCTGAACGGCGGTTAAAAATACATATAAAAGTAGATACAGGAATGGGGAGGTTAGGATTTACTTCAATTGAAGACACGCTCCAAGCAATAGAAGCGGTTCGTTCAAATACTGCGATGGAGTGGGAAGGGCTGTTTACTCATTTTGCTACGGCAGATGAGATTGATCAAGAATACTTTCTTGAGCAGCAAAGATTTTTTCAAAAAGTTCTTGCTGAATTACCGGAGCGACCGAGATATGTTCATAGTGAAAACAGTGCTGCGGCTTTATGGCATCCGGAAAGCCCAGGAAATATGATTCGTTTTGGGGTTGCGATGTATGGACTGAATCCTTCTGGAACCGCGATCTCAGAAACCTACAAGCTGAAGCCTGCTTTACAGCTGAAGACTACTTTGATACAGGTCAAGGAATTATCTGCCGGTGCAGGGATAGGCTATGGGAAGACGTATACAGTATCAGCACCGAAAGAATGGATTGGGACCTTACCGATCGGATATGCAGATGGTTGGTTGAGACATATGCAAGGATTTAATGTGTTAGTAAATGGGAAAAAATGTGAAATTGTTGGAAGAGTGTGCATGGATCAGTGCATGATTCGGCTACCGGAATATGTACCCGATGGGACAGAAGTTATATTGGTTGGAGAAAGCCAAGGGGAAGCAATCACGTTACAGATGATTGCGGAGCATCTATCAACCATCCACTACGAAGTTGCCTGTACATTTTCACAACGTATAGACAGAGAATATAAATAG
- the acpS gene encoding holo-ACP synthase produces MIKGIGIDIVELSRIEKIIENRPSFVKRVLTDKELEIFHPLSKRRQIEFLGGRFSCKEAFSKAWGTGISGVGFQQIEILRDEHGAPKVTKSPHQGKVFVSISHTETTAIAQIVLEE; encoded by the coding sequence ATGATTAAAGGGATTGGCATCGATATTGTAGAGCTGTCAAGAATTGAAAAAATTATTGAAAACCGCCCATCCTTTGTTAAGAGGGTGTTGACTGATAAAGAATTGGAGATTTTTCATCCCCTCTCAAAGCGACGCCAGATAGAATTTCTTGGCGGTCGTTTCAGTTGCAAAGAAGCTTTTTCGAAGGCTTGGGGAACTGGGATTTCTGGTGTTGGTTTTCAGCAAATAGAGATATTGAGAGATGAGCACGGCGCGCCAAAAGTAACAAAGTCGCCACACCAAGGGAAGGTATTTGTGTCGATATCCCACACCGAAACAACTGCAATCGCACAAATTGTTTTAGAGGAGTAG
- the cshA gene encoding degradosome RNA helicase CshA gives MKFSELGLSSTLLSAIERSGFEEATPIQGETIPLALEGKDVIGQAQTGTGKTAAFGLPMLEKIDTANRVLQGLVIAPTRELAIQTQEELYRLGKDKKIRVQAVYGGADIGRQIRGLKDHPHIVVGTPGRLLDHINRRTLKLGTVETLVLDEADEMLNMGFLEDIEKIISQVPAERQTLLFSATMPPAIKNIGVKFMKEPHHVKIKAKEMTADLIDQYYVRSKDYEKFDVMTRLLDVQSPELTIVFGRTKRRVDELARGLEARGFKAEGIHGDLSQQKRMSVLRSFKNGNLDILVATDVAARGLDISGVTHVYNYDIPQDPESYVHRIGRTGRAGKGGMSVTFVTPSEMGYLHVIESLTKKRMSPLKPPTAKEAFHGKLGAALETVGDKLAENGLDKYLDSADVLLEKYSSQDLVALLLKVISNDPEDAVPVKITPERPLPSPKSGGFNKNKRHSGGGGNRQRKDGRSYRGKNNKSGNSYGGNGGSNSNGSGSGSYNKGKKNYSSKRSNDKGRGFVIREKGNN, from the coding sequence TTGAAATTTAGCGAACTTGGTTTATCATCAACATTACTATCTGCTATTGAACGATCAGGATTTGAGGAAGCGACACCGATTCAGGGAGAAACAATTCCATTGGCTCTAGAAGGAAAAGATGTTATTGGACAGGCTCAGACGGGAACTGGTAAGACAGCAGCTTTCGGTCTGCCGATGCTGGAAAAAATCGACACTGCCAATCGCGTGTTACAAGGACTGGTCATTGCACCGACAAGAGAACTTGCTATTCAAACACAAGAGGAACTTTATCGTCTTGGAAAAGATAAAAAAATCCGTGTACAAGCGGTATACGGAGGAGCGGATATTGGTCGTCAGATCAGAGGCTTGAAGGATCATCCACATATCGTTGTTGGAACACCGGGACGTCTATTAGATCATATCAATCGTCGTACGCTGAAATTGGGTACTGTGGAAACATTGGTATTGGATGAAGCGGATGAAATGTTAAATATGGGTTTCTTGGAAGATATTGAAAAAATCATCTCTCAAGTTCCAGCTGAGCGTCAAACATTACTGTTTTCAGCAACGATGCCACCAGCAATCAAGAACATTGGTGTGAAGTTCATGAAAGAACCACATCATGTCAAGATCAAAGCGAAAGAAATGACTGCTGATTTGATTGATCAGTATTATGTTCGTTCAAAAGATTATGAAAAATTCGATGTTATGACTCGATTATTAGATGTTCAGTCACCTGAACTGACAATTGTTTTCGGTCGTACCAAACGAAGAGTTGACGAGTTGGCACGTGGTCTGGAAGCTCGCGGATTTAAAGCAGAAGGAATTCACGGAGACTTGTCTCAACAAAAGAGAATGAGTGTTTTACGTTCATTCAAGAACGGTAATTTAGACATCCTTGTAGCAACTGATGTTGCAGCCAGAGGTCTGGATATTTCCGGCGTTACACATGTTTACAACTATGATATCCCTCAAGATCCTGAAAGCTATGTTCACCGCATTGGTAGAACAGGTCGTGCAGGAAAAGGCGGTATGTCTGTCACTTTCGTAACTCCAAGTGAAATGGGCTACCTTCACGTTATTGAGTCATTGACGAAGAAAAGAATGTCTCCATTAAAACCACCAACCGCCAAGGAAGCATTTCATGGAAAATTAGGTGCTGCATTGGAAACTGTTGGCGACAAATTAGCAGAAAATGGTTTGGATAAATATTTGGACTCAGCTGATGTGTTACTGGAAAAATATTCTTCTCAGGATTTGGTTGCGTTACTTCTTAAAGTAATCTCAAACGATCCGGAAGATGCAGTACCGGTAAAAATCACGCCTGAGCGTCCATTACCTTCACCAAAAAGCGGCGGCTTCAATAAGAATAAACGTCATAGCGGCGGCGGTGGAAACCGTCAACGTAAAGATGGTCGTTCATACCGTGGTAAAAACAATAAGAGCGGCAATAGCTATGGCGGTAACGGCGGCAGCAATAGCAATGGTAGTGGTAGCGGAAGCTACAACAAAGGGAAGAAAAATTATTCTTCCAAACGCAGTAATGATAAAGGTAGAGGCTTTGTCATTCGCGAAAAAGGAAATAACTAA
- a CDS encoding UDP-N-acetylmuramoyl-tripeptide--D-alanyl-D-alanine ligase: MKLNFWEIAQAVQAENDWQQWEDFSVTGIEFDSRIIQAGNLFVPLTGNADGHLFVGKAQENGASAAFWSSESAAPKNLPILRVTDTLTAMQKLSVYYLKKMAPAVIGVTGSNGKTTTKDMIESVLAQKYRTYKTQGNYNNDIGLPYTILHMPDETEKLILEMGMDHAGEISFLSKLAQPDVAAITMIGEAHIEYLGSRQGIAGAKMEIVDGLKPDGLLLLPNEEPLLQPLTSNLSQTIKTFGWASDATYQGTVKEVGKEYTEFTVSGFEGVLRIPVPGSYNVTNALIAVGIGQWFGLSMEEISKGLVDLVVTKNRTEWLEAGNGAGILSDVYNANPTAMKLVLDNFRVMKTSGKRLAVLGDMLELGPDSKAMHRSVEKYLNSKEISDVFLYGEEMASLYEALKDRYSGHVHHYQKEAKKTLIQDVQDTLTSQDIVVLKGSNGMGLAEVVAALQNES, from the coding sequence GTGAAACTTAATTTTTGGGAAATTGCACAAGCCGTTCAAGCAGAAAATGATTGGCAACAGTGGGAGGACTTTTCTGTAACGGGCATTGAGTTTGATAGTCGAATTATTCAAGCAGGCAACCTGTTCGTACCATTAACAGGAAATGCAGATGGGCATCTGTTTGTCGGAAAAGCTCAGGAAAATGGCGCTTCCGCAGCATTTTGGAGTAGTGAATCAGCAGCACCAAAGAATTTGCCCATTTTGAGAGTAACAGATACGCTGACTGCCATGCAAAAACTGTCGGTCTACTATTTAAAGAAAATGGCACCTGCTGTAATCGGAGTCACTGGAAGCAATGGGAAGACAACAACTAAGGACATGATCGAATCTGTGCTCGCACAAAAATATCGGACATATAAGACACAAGGAAATTATAATAATGATATAGGCTTACCGTATACGATTCTACATATGCCCGATGAGACAGAGAAGCTCATTCTTGAGATGGGAATGGACCATGCCGGAGAAATTTCTTTCTTATCAAAGCTGGCACAGCCTGATGTGGCGGCGATCACGATGATTGGGGAAGCCCATATTGAATATTTGGGTTCACGACAAGGAATTGCTGGTGCGAAAATGGAAATCGTTGATGGGTTGAAGCCAGATGGCTTATTGCTTCTGCCAAATGAAGAGCCGTTGCTGCAGCCATTAACAAGCAATCTGAGTCAGACGATCAAAACATTTGGTTGGGCATCAGATGCTACGTATCAAGGCACAGTTAAAGAAGTCGGAAAAGAGTATACGGAATTTACAGTTTCTGGATTTGAAGGAGTATTGCGAATTCCTGTACCAGGTTCTTATAATGTGACCAATGCTTTGATAGCAGTTGGCATCGGTCAATGGTTTGGTCTTTCAATGGAAGAAATCAGTAAAGGCTTGGTTGATCTCGTTGTAACGAAAAATCGGACAGAGTGGTTGGAAGCTGGGAATGGTGCAGGTATTCTGAGTGATGTCTACAATGCGAATCCAACGGCAATGAAATTGGTGTTAGACAATTTTAGAGTAATGAAAACTAGTGGTAAGCGTCTTGCCGTTTTAGGTGACATGCTTGAGCTGGGACCGGATTCTAAAGCGATGCATCGCTCTGTTGAGAAATATTTGAATTCAAAGGAAATCTCAGATGTTTTCTTATATGGAGAAGAGATGGCCAGTCTGTACGAGGCGCTGAAAGACAGGTATAGTGGACATGTGCATCATTATCAGAAGGAAGCGAAAAAAACACTGATTCAAGATGTGCAAGATACTTTGACATCACAGGATATAGTAGTTTTAAAGGGAAGTAACGGCATGGGTTTAGCGGAAGTTGTCGCTGCTCTGCAAAATGAAAGCTAA
- a CDS encoding D-alanine--D-alanine ligase translates to MKIVLLYGGKSEEHEVSILSAFSILKAVYYNYYQVQLVYISKEGQWVKGPLLTEAPEDETVLHLTWNPQGEESESDDFTGKVITPCEIKEEDSIVFPILHGPNGEDGTIQGFLETMDIPYVGTGVLASATAMDKIMTKYLLQTVGIPQVPFVPVLENQWKENPKQIFEKCEGSLIYPMYIKPANMGSSVGISKAENRTELQYGLKEAYKYDSRVIVEQGIEAREIEVAILGNEDVRTTSAGEIVKDVEFYDYNSKYIDNKITMQIPAEIPAEVHQEARKYAKKAYMVLDGSGLSRCDFFLTSKNELFLNELNTMPGFTQFSMYPLLWENMGLKYSDLIEELIQLALNRYKQRRQTTLDESVQ, encoded by the coding sequence TTGAAAATTGTATTGCTCTATGGAGGGAAAAGTGAGGAACATGAGGTTTCTATTTTATCCGCTTTTTCTATTTTAAAAGCAGTTTACTATAATTATTATCAAGTTCAACTAGTATATATAAGTAAGGAAGGCCAATGGGTCAAAGGCCCCTTATTGACAGAGGCACCAGAGGACGAAACCGTGTTACATCTGACTTGGAATCCTCAAGGAGAAGAATCAGAGAGCGATGATTTTACTGGCAAGGTCATCACACCTTGTGAGATAAAGGAAGAGGATTCGATTGTTTTCCCGATTCTTCATGGACCAAACGGAGAAGATGGAACGATCCAAGGATTCTTGGAAACGATGGATATTCCTTATGTTGGGACAGGAGTTTTGGCCAGTGCAACAGCAATGGACAAAATTATGACGAAATACTTACTTCAAACAGTTGGCATTCCTCAAGTACCATTTGTTCCGGTATTGGAAAATCAATGGAAAGAGAATCCTAAACAAATTTTTGAGAAATGTGAAGGTTCACTGATTTATCCGATGTATATTAAACCCGCAAATATGGGGTCGAGTGTAGGAATCAGCAAAGCAGAAAATCGAACAGAGCTTCAATATGGCTTAAAAGAAGCGTATAAATACGATTCAAGAGTAATTGTTGAACAAGGAATTGAAGCAAGAGAAATCGAAGTTGCAATTCTTGGGAATGAAGATGTTCGAACAACTTCAGCTGGAGAAATCGTTAAAGATGTAGAATTCTATGATTACAATTCAAAATATATAGACAATAAAATCACGATGCAAATTCCAGCAGAAATTCCAGCAGAAGTGCATCAAGAAGCAAGGAAATATGCGAAAAAGGCGTATATGGTTTTAGATGGTAGTGGCTTAAGTCGTTGTGATTTCTTCCTGACAAGCAAGAATGAGCTATTTCTCAATGAGTTGAATACAATGCCTGGATTTACACAGTTCAGCATGTATCCATTGCTTTGGGAAAATATGGGGTTGAAATACAGTGATTTGATTGAAGAGCTGATTCAATTAGCCCTGAACCGCTACAAACAGCGTCGTCAGACGACATTGGACGAATCGGTTCAATAG
- a CDS encoding YaiI/YqxD family protein has protein sequence MKVFIDGDGSPVKDATIEIALEYQLEVTIVTSVDHYSLKEYPEAVSFVYVDKGADSADFRILKLIQKGDILVTQDYGLASLVLPKGALVIHQLGREYTKETIDQLLEQRYFSAKVRKSGGRTKGPKPFTEVDRAAFKEKLIEVIEREQK, from the coding sequence ATGAAAGTATTCATTGATGGAGACGGCTCCCCAGTAAAGGATGCCACGATAGAGATTGCACTGGAGTATCAACTTGAAGTAACGATTGTAACTAGTGTGGATCACTATTCCTTAAAAGAATATCCTGAAGCTGTTTCTTTTGTCTATGTAGATAAAGGAGCAGATTCTGCGGATTTTCGGATTCTTAAGTTGATTCAAAAAGGGGATATATTGGTTACCCAAGATTATGGGCTTGCTTCTCTTGTTTTGCCCAAAGGAGCACTGGTCATCCATCAACTTGGTCGGGAGTATACAAAGGAAACAATCGATCAGCTACTGGAGCAGCGCTATTTCAGTGCGAAGGTTAGAAAAAGTGGCGGCCGAACAAAAGGCCCTAAGCCATTTACAGAAGTTGACCGAGCAGCTTTCAAAGAGAAGTTGATTGAGGTAATTGAACGAGAGCAAAAATAG
- a CDS encoding sugar kinase: protein MKISAFGEIMMRLTPPEYLMLEQTKELRMDFTGTGVNILSNLSHFGCETSLITNLPDNRLGEAAKASVRQLGISDKWIGQEGNHIGSYFAEMGYGPRPTQVTYQNRHSSSFGVSDASAYAFDDFLKETDLVHICGISLSLTDQTRAAAFSLAEKAHEQGKKICFDFNFRPSLNKNNEAAFMREQYERILPYCDIVFGSQRDLTDLLNMSADESLDSTEQFKKLAEEFMANYDIEQFAGTFRTRQEDNYYLSGFLFSTSGYELAEPREIINLDRIGAGDGYAAGVLLGYAENWPADKTVAFATANGVLAHTIQGDVPLTTRKQVEHIMNHPTVDLIR from the coding sequence ATGAAAATTTCAGCCTTTGGTGAAATCATGATGCGTCTGACTCCTCCGGAATATTTAATGCTTGAGCAGACGAAAGAATTACGGATGGATTTCACAGGAACAGGTGTCAACATTTTAAGCAATCTGTCACATTTTGGCTGTGAGACGAGCTTAATTACAAATCTTCCGGATAATCGACTGGGAGAAGCAGCGAAAGCAAGTGTTCGCCAACTAGGAATCAGCGATAAATGGATTGGACAAGAGGGCAATCATATTGGCTCCTATTTTGCCGAAATGGGCTACGGTCCTCGTCCAACTCAAGTAACATACCAAAACCGTCATAGCAGCTCCTTTGGTGTCAGTGATGCTTCGGCTTATGCCTTTGATGATTTCTTAAAGGAAACAGATTTAGTGCATATCTGTGGTATTTCTTTGAGTTTAACGGACCAAACAAGAGCGGCTGCTTTTTCATTGGCAGAGAAAGCGCATGAGCAAGGAAAAAAAATCTGTTTTGATTTTAATTTCAGACCGAGCTTGAATAAAAATAATGAAGCAGCATTTATGCGCGAACAATACGAACGTATTCTACCCTATTGCGATATCGTATTTGGTAGCCAACGAGATTTGACGGATCTTTTGAACATGTCTGCAGATGAAAGCTTAGATAGCACGGAGCAGTTCAAGAAGCTGGCAGAAGAGTTTATGGCCAACTATGACATCGAGCAGTTTGCCGGAACCTTCAGAACGAGACAAGAGGATAATTATTATCTTTCTGGCTTCCTATTTTCTACATCTGGCTATGAGTTGGCGGAACCAAGAGAAATCATTAATCTTGATCGTATTGGAGCAGGAGATGGTTATGCTGCAGGAGTCTTACTGGGGTATGCGGAGAACTGGCCGGCAGATAAGACTGTAGCCTTCGCAACAGCTAACGGTGTGCTGGCTCATACGATTCAAGGTGATGTACCGCTGACGACTAGGAAGCAGGTCGAACATATTATGAATCATCCGACAGTTGATTTGATTCGCTGA
- the dagF gene encoding 2-dehydro-3-deoxy-phosphogluconate aldolase, with amino-acid sequence MSITPNYLEDRLCLNVLANSVENAKACYEAAEGHVILGVLSKNYDTDEAAIEDMKKYAATTNNALSVGLGAGDPNQSQMVSRISKELQPQHVNQVFTGVGTSRALLGQNETVVNGLVSPTGKVGYVNIATGPLSSQAPAGEVPIETAIKLLQDMGGSSIKYFPMKGLAHKEEYKAVAEACAKYDFYLEPTGGIDLENFEEIVQIAVDAGVKKIIPHVYSSIIDSETGDTRPEDVKTLLGMMKNTLK; translated from the coding sequence ATGTCAATTACACCAAATTATTTAGAAGACCGGTTATGTTTAAATGTTTTAGCCAACTCAGTAGAGAACGCAAAAGCGTGTTATGAAGCAGCAGAGGGGCACGTGATTTTAGGCGTGCTTTCTAAAAACTATGATACAGATGAAGCAGCGATCGAAGACATGAAGAAATATGCAGCTACAACGAATAATGCACTATCTGTAGGTCTAGGCGCAGGCGATCCAAATCAAAGCCAAATGGTTTCGCGTATTTCTAAAGAGCTGCAGCCGCAACATGTAAACCAAGTATTTACTGGCGTGGGTACTTCCCGTGCATTACTTGGTCAAAATGAAACAGTGGTTAACGGATTGGTTTCTCCGACAGGCAAGGTTGGTTACGTAAATATTGCCACTGGGCCTTTGAGCTCACAGGCACCTGCTGGTGAAGTACCAATCGAAACAGCAATCAAACTATTACAGGATATGGGCGGCAGTTCGATCAAGTATTTCCCAATGAAGGGTCTGGCACATAAAGAAGAATACAAAGCTGTAGCTGAAGCTTGTGCGAAATATGATTTTTATCTTGAACCAACAGGTGGAATCGACTTGGAAAACTTTGAAGAAATCGTTCAAATCGCTGTTGATGCTGGCGTGAAGAAAATCATTCCGCACGTATACAGTTCAATTATTGATTCAGAAACAGGTGACACAAGACCAGAGGATGTAAAAACATTACTTGGCATGATGAAAAATACCTTAAAATAA
- a CDS encoding DgaE family pyridoxal phosphate-dependent ammonia lyase: MTISYEKFGLKEVINASGRMTILGVSKVSENVLAAQKFGGEHFFEMSELSVQTGKYLADLLKIEDAQVVSSASAGIAQSVAALIGKGSVYHAYHPYTDKIQNREIILPKGHNVDYGTPVEVMVAQGGGQVVEAGYANMCSAEHIEMMITEQTAAILYIKSHHTVQKSMLSVAEAAEVARSNNLPLIVDAAAEEDLFKYAEAGADLVIYSGAKAIEGPSAGLVIGKKEYIEWVRLQGKGIGRAMKIGKDNILGFTQAVEDYLKNGSESGASMKERMAPFISELNGIANIDASVVQDGAGRDIYRASIKVSGDKSAKEVITELKSEDPAIYTREYQANNGIIEFDVRSVNSEEMTKITKRLTEIMN; encoded by the coding sequence ATGACAATTAGTTATGAAAAGTTCGGTTTGAAGGAAGTTATCAATGCATCCGGAAGAATGACGATCTTAGGCGTATCAAAGGTTTCTGAAAATGTTTTAGCGGCACAGAAATTTGGTGGTGAGCATTTCTTTGAGATGAGCGAGCTTAGCGTACAAACGGGAAAATATTTAGCAGACTTATTAAAAATTGAGGATGCACAGGTCGTTTCTTCGGCTTCTGCCGGAATTGCTCAAAGTGTGGCGGCCTTAATTGGAAAAGGTTCTGTCTACCATGCCTATCATCCATATACTGATAAAATTCAAAACAGAGAGATCATCTTGCCGAAAGGGCACAACGTGGATTATGGCACGCCTGTAGAGGTCATGGTCGCTCAAGGTGGCGGTCAAGTGGTTGAAGCCGGCTATGCCAATATGTGTTCAGCAGAACATATCGAAATGATGATTACAGAACAAACCGCAGCAATCTTGTATATCAAGAGTCATCATACGGTACAAAAGAGTATGTTGAGTGTAGCGGAAGCAGCTGAGGTTGCTCGTAGCAACAACCTACCATTGATTGTCGATGCTGCTGCGGAAGAAGATTTGTTCAAATATGCAGAAGCTGGTGCAGATTTGGTTATCTATAGTGGAGCAAAGGCCATTGAGGGACCGAGTGCTGGACTGGTAATTGGTAAAAAAGAGTATATTGAATGGGTTCGTCTGCAGGGCAAAGGAATCGGTCGTGCAATGAAGATTGGCAAGGACAATATTCTAGGTTTTACCCAAGCCGTCGAAGACTATCTAAAAAACGGTAGTGAATCCGGAGCATCTATGAAAGAACGAATGGCCCCATTTATTAGTGAATTGAATGGAATTGCTAATATTGATGCTTCTGTTGTTCAAGATGGTGCTGGACGAGATATCTATCGTGCAAGCATCAAAGTGTCAGGAGATAAATCAGCAAAAGAAGTTATCACAGAGCTGAAGAGTGAAGATCCAGCGATTTATACGAGAGAATATCAAGCAAATAACGGCATTATTGAGTTCGATGTCCGTTCAGTCAATAGTGAAGAAATGACGAAAATCACCAAACGTCTGACAGAGATCATGAATTAA
- a CDS encoding amidohydrolase/deacetylase family metallohydrolase: MTYDLLIKNGKTIDGQPLEIALSDGKIAKTAAVIDDESKEILDLEGNAYISAGWIDDHVHCFEKMTLYYDYPDEIGVKKGVTSVIDAGTTGAENIHEFYDLAVQAKTNVYALANISKWGIVEQDELADLTKIREDLVKKVLTELPDFVIGIKARMSKTVIGENGITPLELAKKIQKDNNNVPLMVHIGSAPPELDEILAHMSKGDILTHCFNGKPNGILNQETGKIKDFAWAAFEKGVVFDIGHGTDSFNFNVAETALKEGMKAESISTDIYIRNRENGPVYDLATTMEKLRVVGYDWTEIIEKVTSVPANNFHLATKGRLEVGYDADLTIFTITDGSKTLTDSNGFTREAKELIQPVKTIIGGAVYDN; the protein is encoded by the coding sequence ATGACGTATGATCTACTGATAAAAAATGGAAAAACAATTGATGGACAGCCGCTGGAAATTGCCTTATCCGATGGTAAGATTGCAAAAACAGCTGCTGTGATCGACGATGAAAGCAAAGAAATCCTTGATTTAGAAGGCAACGCATATATTTCTGCCGGTTGGATCGATGATCATGTCCATTGCTTCGAAAAAATGACGTTGTACTATGATTATCCGGATGAAATCGGTGTGAAAAAAGGCGTTACCAGTGTGATTGATGCTGGGACGACTGGCGCAGAAAACATTCATGAGTTTTATGATCTGGCTGTACAGGCGAAAACGAATGTCTATGCTTTGGCCAATATCTCAAAATGGGGAATTGTTGAACAAGACGAGCTGGCAGATTTAACAAAAATTAGAGAAGATTTGGTTAAGAAAGTCTTAACAGAATTACCGGACTTTGTGATTGGAATCAAAGCGCGGATGAGTAAAACAGTGATTGGTGAGAATGGCATTACGCCATTGGAGCTAGCGAAAAAAATTCAGAAGGATAACAACAATGTTCCATTGATGGTGCATATTGGTTCTGCTCCGCCGGAATTAGATGAGATTTTAGCTCATATGTCTAAAGGTGACATCTTGACCCATTGCTTTAACGGCAAACCAAATGGTATCCTAAATCAAGAAACAGGGAAAATTAAAGACTTTGCCTGGGCAGCCTTTGAAAAAGGGGTCGTCTTCGATATCGGTCATGGAACAGATAGCTTCAACTTCAATGTAGCTGAAACTGCGCTAAAAGAAGGTATGAAAGCAGAATCGATCAGTACGGATATCTATATTCGTAACCGTGAGAATGGTCCGGTCTACGATTTAGCGACAACTATGGAAAAATTACGCGTTGTCGGTTATGACTGGACAGAAATTATTGAGAAGGTTACATCTGTTCCGGCGAACAACTTCCATTTGGCTACGAAGGGGCGTCTTGAAGTCGGTTATGATGCTGACCTGACAATCTTTACGATTACTGATGGAAGCAAAACACTGACCGATTCAAACGGCTTTACCAGAGAGGCAAAAGAATTAATCCAACCTGTGAAAACCATTATTGGAGGCGCAGTTTATGACAATTAG